In Caldicellulosiruptor obsidiansis OB47, a single window of DNA contains:
- a CDS encoding RNA-guided endonuclease InsQ/TnpB family protein, whose product MTKAEKIKQTWQQTKERRKNQIPVVCQLKINLNSASKETKEKLFRLFLEAKWLYNYIVADIGNRLDSNAEKLKEVEIKVGENFERRRIENLSSQMKQALVERIKQNLYSLHIQKENGHKTGKLQFKHYVNSIPLKQFGNTFKFVNQQKTRVKIQGIKKPLRVLGGHQIPEDSEIAKAELVKRPSGIYLFVTCYINKGRYTEAWERRKNRKGVVKPRVWQTFDVAAGIDFKPAGMVLSNRLKLEWQIKETKRLKKLQKQLARQQKGSKRWYKTKEKIAREYEKLTNIKYDVINKTCSFLYRYKTVCFQKDNIKGWKDGYFSKSVHYSAVGTIKRRLSDSLRVPAVAIKSSLPTTKTCSSCGSQYDVKLSERIFRCPVCGLEIDRDLNAAINMLKLVGLDRSEVKPVEWETAARIFRGNPYILVSHTT is encoded by the coding sequence ATGACAAAGGCAGAAAAAATTAAACAAACATGGCAACAAACTAAAGAAAGAAGAAAAAACCAAATACCTGTGGTGTGTCAGTTAAAAATTAATCTTAACTCTGCCTCAAAAGAAACAAAAGAAAAACTTTTTAGGCTGTTTTTAGAAGCGAAATGGTTGTACAACTATATAGTTGCTGACATTGGAAACAGACTTGATAGCAATGCGGAGAAACTAAAAGAAGTTGAAATAAAGGTTGGAGAAAATTTCGAAAGAAGAAGGATTGAAAATCTCAGTTCCCAGATGAAGCAAGCTCTGGTGGAAAGAATAAAGCAGAATTTGTATTCTCTTCACATACAAAAGGAAAATGGTCACAAAACGGGTAAACTGCAGTTCAAACACTATGTCAATTCAATTCCCCTCAAACAATTTGGGAACACTTTTAAGTTTGTTAATCAGCAAAAGACCAGAGTTAAGATACAAGGCATTAAAAAACCTTTGAGGGTACTGGGAGGACATCAGATTCCAGAAGATAGCGAAATAGCAAAAGCAGAACTTGTAAAAAGACCAAGTGGCATTTACCTTTTTGTAACCTGCTACATAAACAAGGGTAGATACACGGAAGCGTGGGAAAGAAGAAAGAACAGAAAAGGTGTAGTAAAACCGAGGGTATGGCAGACGTTCGATGTTGCTGCTGGAATTGATTTTAAACCTGCTGGGATGGTATTATCGAACAGGCTCAAACTTGAATGGCAGATAAAAGAGACAAAACGCTTGAAAAAGTTGCAAAAACAACTTGCACGCCAGCAGAAAGGTTCTAAAAGATGGTATAAAACAAAAGAAAAAATTGCAAGAGAGTATGAAAAATTAACAAACATCAAGTATGACGTAATAAACAAAACCTGTTCATTTTTATATAGATATAAGACAGTTTGTTTTCAAAAAGATAACATCAAAGGTTGGAAGGATGGATATTTTTCAAAGTCAGTACACTACAGTGCAGTAGGGACAATTAAGAGAAGACTGAGCGACAGTCTTCGGGTTCCTGCTGTGGCAATCAAAAGTTCTCTGCCAACAACGAAGACATGCAGCAGTTGCGGAAGTCAGTATGATGTCAAGTTGTCGGAAAGAATTTTCAGATGTCCTGTTTGCGGTTTAGAAATTGATAGAGATTTGAACGCTGCAATAAACATGTTGAAGTTAGTAGGGCTGGACCGGTCCGAAGTCAAGCCCGTGGAGTGGGAGACCGCTGCCAGGATATTCAGGGGCAATCCCTATATCCTGGTAAGTCATACCACGTAG
- a CDS encoding ATP-binding protein: MENKFLQLVFTSNLQLVKVVEKEILSFLTRETNISADELLEFKLIVNELLINAIVHGNKGDSSKSVKVKVGIVDKKLSYIVVEDEGEGFDIGRVFNEYTPYDEKDEIEDLYEFGRGLMIVASLCEKLKQNQKGNKIVAVRRLKKEEDCYV; this comes from the coding sequence ATGGAGAACAAATTTTTACAGCTTGTGTTTACAAGTAATCTCCAGCTGGTCAAGGTAGTAGAAAAAGAAATATTATCGTTTTTAACAAGAGAAACTAACATATCAGCAGATGAGCTTCTTGAGTTCAAACTCATAGTAAATGAACTTTTAATAAATGCTATTGTTCATGGCAATAAAGGAGACAGTTCAAAATCTGTAAAAGTAAAGGTTGGAATAGTAGACAAAAAACTCAGTTACATTGTTGTGGAGGACGAAGGAGAAGGGTTTGATATAGGAAGGGTGTTCAATGAATACACCCCATATGATGAAAAGGATGAGATAGAGGATTTATATGAATTTGGGCGCGGACTTATGATAGTTGCTTCTCTGTGTGAAAAACTCAAGCAGAACCAGAAAGGAAACAAAATTGTGGCTGTAAGAAGGCTCAAGAAAGAAGAAGATTGTTATGTTTAA
- a CDS encoding nucleoside deaminase, whose protein sequence is MYIYNVMKTLIEYASHSNDIPVAAAVVKDGKIISIKRNDSKKAIYHAEILAIIDATSKLSTKDLRSCEMFVTKEPCPMCMSAIVLSKVKRLYFGARDFKMGAAESCFNLSQNPFLNHKVEVIGGICEDECRLLLKRFFEEKRR, encoded by the coding sequence ATGTATATATATAATGTAATGAAAACTTTAATAGAGTATGCAAGCCATTCAAATGACATCCCAGTTGCTGCAGCTGTTGTAAAGGATGGAAAAATTATTAGTATTAAAAGAAATGACAGTAAAAAGGCTATTTACCACGCGGAGATTCTTGCCATAATTGATGCCACATCAAAGCTTTCTACAAAGGACCTGAGAAGTTGCGAGATGTTTGTGACAAAAGAGCCGTGTCCAATGTGTATGAGTGCGATAGTTTTGAGTAAAGTAAAGAGGCTTTACTTTGGTGCAAGAGATTTTAAGATGGGTGCAGCTGAGTCTTGTTTTAATCTCTCACAAAATCCTTTTTTAAATCATAAGGTAGAAGTGATAGGAGGAATATGTGAAGATGAGTGCAGACTTCTTTTAAAAAGGTTCTTTGAAGAAAAGCGAAGATAA
- a CDS encoding divergent polysaccharide deacetylase family protein produces the protein MRFKRYVLVIIEKTKLSKFFIPFLALLCCITLLLVYILYNPKPKIKEAASQTSSFVAIIFEDAGMDEEEVQKLLSINVPFDIAIIPFLPFSNKISLMCQEKGKEVLLHLSMEPEEGSTIWLCPRSIMNATPDDEIEKIFKDALANVANSKGVSTHLGTLVCKNERIVKKLCTLAKEKDMVLVDSTFSSESLFSKMGKQIGLQVIIPDIILDSRNELKPIQDKFNILFNLAKKKGFSVAIGHLGVDGGITTIEAFKQAVEKAKKENIKFVFVSEISKLEKKSIK, from the coding sequence ATGAGATTTAAAAGATATGTTCTTGTGATAATAGAAAAGACAAAACTAAGTAAGTTCTTCATACCCTTTCTTGCTCTTTTGTGCTGTATTACATTGCTTCTTGTATATATTCTCTACAACCCGAAGCCAAAAATCAAAGAAGCTGCCAGCCAAACATCATCGTTTGTTGCTATCATTTTTGAAGATGCTGGAATGGATGAGGAAGAAGTACAAAAGCTTTTGAGTATAAACGTACCATTTGATATTGCCATTATTCCTTTTTTGCCTTTTTCCAATAAGATCTCTCTCATGTGCCAGGAAAAAGGAAAGGAAGTTCTGCTGCATCTTTCAATGGAGCCTGAAGAGGGCAGTACAATTTGGTTGTGCCCGCGAAGTATAATGAATGCTACTCCTGATGATGAGATTGAAAAAATTTTCAAAGATGCATTGGCAAATGTAGCAAATAGCAAAGGTGTTAGTACACATCTCGGGACGCTTGTTTGCAAAAATGAAAGAATAGTAAAAAAGCTGTGCACGCTGGCAAAAGAAAAGGATATGGTCTTGGTAGATTCTACCTTTTCTTCAGAATCACTTTTTTCAAAAATGGGAAAGCAAATAGGTCTTCAGGTTATCATTCCAGACATTATACTTGATTCAAGAAATGAACTAAAGCCGATACAAGACAAGTTTAATATTCTTTTTAACCTGGCAAAGAAGAAAGGTTTTTCTGTGGCAATAGGTCATCTCGGAGTTGATGGCGGTATCACAACAATTGAAGCATTCAAGCAGGCTGTGGAAAAGGCAAAGAAAGAGAACATAAAATTTGTATTCGTTTCAGAGATTTCGAAACTGGAAAAGAAAAGCATTAAATAA
- the spoVG gene encoding septation regulator SpoVG: MQVTDVRIRKITNEGKMKAIVSVTFDNCFVVHDIKIIEGQNGLFIAMPSRKTPEGEFKDIAHPINQETRDMVQKAVIEKYEAVISAGE, translated from the coding sequence ATGCAGGTGACAGATGTTAGGATTAGAAAAATTACAAATGAAGGAAAAATGAAGGCTATTGTGTCGGTGACATTTGACAACTGCTTTGTTGTTCATGACATTAAGATTATCGAGGGGCAAAACGGACTTTTCATTGCTATGCCAAGTCGCAAAACTCCCGAGGGCGAGTTTAAAGATATTGCTCATCCGATAAACCAGGAGACGCGCGACATGGTCCAAAAAGCTGTTATTGAGAAGTATGAGGCTGTAATCTCAGCTGGTGAATAA
- the purR gene encoding pur operon repressor — translation MQKIGKSERLIFITSTLVQNPMKLFSLTFFCDKLSCAKSTLSEDIDLISQIFEQTGQGKLETVSGAAGGVYYIPTMKKEDEIEFLNFLKNELQNPERIVSGGFVYINDIVFNPEVIKKAARIFVRLFLEKEIDYIATVEAKGIALASYVAQYFNKPLVVARNSSKFTEGSTVNISYISGTTGKIETMTMAKKAIKKGARVLFIDDFMRGGGTVRGMKDLLSEFESSLVGVGVLIATKDKKSVDVDYKSLLILEKLDAENKRITFSINPQVIS, via the coding sequence GTGCAAAAGATTGGAAAATCAGAACGGCTCATTTTTATAACAAGCACTCTTGTGCAAAATCCTATGAAGCTTTTTAGTCTTACTTTTTTCTGTGATAAACTCAGCTGTGCCAAATCCACCTTGAGTGAGGATATAGATTTAATTTCTCAAATATTTGAGCAGACAGGCCAGGGGAAGCTTGAAACAGTCAGTGGTGCTGCCGGTGGTGTTTATTATATTCCTACCATGAAGAAAGAGGATGAAATAGAATTTTTAAACTTTTTGAAAAATGAGCTGCAAAATCCCGAGAGAATTGTATCAGGTGGGTTTGTATATATAAACGACATTGTTTTTAACCCCGAGGTTATAAAAAAAGCGGCAAGAATATTTGTGAGGTTATTTTTAGAAAAAGAAATAGACTATATTGCCACTGTTGAGGCAAAAGGTATTGCTCTTGCATCATATGTTGCTCAGTATTTCAACAAACCGCTTGTTGTTGCACGAAACTCAAGCAAGTTCACAGAAGGCTCAACTGTCAATATTTCGTACATTTCAGGTACGACAGGTAAGATTGAAACTATGACAATGGCAAAAAAGGCTATAAAAAAAGGAGCAAGGGTTTTATTCATAGACGATTTCATGCGTGGCGGCGGGACAGTGCGAGGAATGAAAGACCTTCTTTCTGAATTTGAATCAAGCTTGGTTGGTGTTGGAGTGCTCATTGCTACAAAAGACAAAAAGTCTGTGGATGTAGATTACAAAAGCCTTTTGATACTTGAAAAACTTGATGCCGAAAATAAAAGAATAACTTTTTCTATCAACCCTCAGGTTATTTCATAA
- the murC gene encoding UDP-N-acetylmuramate--L-alanine ligase, producing MNKYFFIGIGGISMSAIALILKNQGFWVEGSDMQESTTTKMLKQNGINVYIGHDESHLNGDETVIYTAAISKDNPELLAAKRMNLKIYERAEFLGLLMKDFKNVIAISGTHGKTTTTSMIGYILKKANYNPTVLVGAFVKQLSGNFVIGSKEYLVVEACEYVDSFLKFNPTIGVILNIDNDHLDYFKDIDSIKNSFKKFAQKISTSGFLVANCDDKNVKDIISQLNTQIICISTKEKTDIFADNISCIDGYYEFDVKNKDDETLAHIKLNIPGFHNVYNALAAFAVASKLGVESITIEHAISEFCGASRRLEKVGEFDGIYLYDDYAHHPTEIKASLNTLKKLSQGKVFAIFQPHTFSRLKNLLNEFAESLSLADKVIVTDVYAAREKNTFGITSENLYLKLKEIGVDCEYISSFEDIASYVIKEAKKGDIIATIGAGDINKCIDIILKKVPVKS from the coding sequence ATGAACAAGTATTTTTTCATAGGTATTGGTGGAATATCAATGAGTGCCATTGCTCTTATACTCAAAAATCAAGGATTTTGGGTTGAAGGTTCTGACATGCAGGAAAGCACTACTACAAAGATGTTAAAACAAAATGGAATAAATGTATATATCGGACATGATGAAAGTCATTTAAATGGTGATGAAACTGTAATTTACACTGCGGCAATTTCAAAAGACAATCCTGAACTTTTAGCAGCAAAGAGGATGAATCTGAAAATTTACGAGAGGGCAGAATTTTTAGGACTTTTGATGAAAGATTTTAAAAATGTCATTGCAATCTCAGGAACGCATGGAAAAACAACTACAACCTCTATGATTGGTTATATCCTGAAAAAAGCAAATTATAACCCTACAGTTCTGGTAGGTGCGTTTGTAAAACAGCTGAGCGGAAATTTTGTGATAGGTTCAAAAGAATACCTTGTTGTTGAAGCATGTGAGTACGTAGATAGCTTCTTAAAGTTCAATCCTACAATTGGAGTCATCTTAAACATTGACAATGACCATTTGGACTATTTCAAAGATATAGATTCAATAAAAAACTCTTTTAAAAAGTTCGCACAGAAAATTTCAACTTCAGGGTTTTTAGTAGCAAACTGTGATGATAAAAATGTTAAAGATATCATAAGTCAGCTCAACACACAGATAATTTGTATATCCACAAAAGAAAAAACTGATATTTTTGCCGACAATATCAGCTGTATTGATGGATACTATGAATTTGACGTTAAAAATAAGGACGATGAGACTTTAGCTCATATAAAACTCAACATTCCTGGTTTTCATAACGTCTATAACGCACTTGCTGCATTTGCGGTTGCTTCGAAGCTGGGAGTAGAAAGTATTACAATTGAACATGCTATTTCTGAGTTCTGTGGTGCTTCGCGCAGGCTTGAAAAGGTAGGAGAGTTCGATGGAATATACCTTTATGACGATTATGCTCATCATCCCACCGAAATTAAGGCATCGCTTAATACCCTGAAAAAACTTTCTCAGGGAAAGGTTTTTGCCATATTCCAACCACACACATTTTCAAGACTTAAAAACCTTTTGAACGAGTTTGCCGAAAGCTTAAGTTTGGCTGACAAGGTTATTGTTACAGATGTATATGCTGCACGGGAAAAAAATACTTTCGGAATCACATCCGAAAACCTTTATTTGAAACTTAAAGAAATTGGAGTGGACTGTGAATATATAAGCAGTTTTGAAGATATTGCATCCTATGTAATAAAAGAAGCTAAAAAAGGTGACATTATTGCAACTATTGGTGCAGGTGACATAAATAAATGCATAGATATTATCCTCAAAAAAGTTCCTGTAAAATCATAA
- a CDS encoding DUF3794 and LysM peptidoglycan-binding domain-containing protein, protein MEKRFEKVEYINVYGSDSQKVIVEGEILLPEIKPDAVKVLQTDSEVLITNVEVLNDKVVVQGEIEFKVIYLSSDPQKKIASVSSSAEFTKTFDMLGVRPAMAYEVKDDLIYTFCSPISPRKLSAKAIAEITVLVKAPATIEYLANIEEHSIKYLKEKISISNPRSITEEISKREILEIPQGKPSIREILQCFARLSDKNIKFDRKKITFDLKVDLKTLYSPDVGQTPIEMVEHEILIQHYFELSDSPDDVEPIVKFYIKNFKVLPKTDEIGELRRIEYDIAIEAEITFHDVKTIEPIVDVYSTEYEIKDSKKLLSIEQFVGKGRHVHLLKDTVLLPTEPEEVFSVSGRIEIDLIKPEKDKVNIKGVAVVFLIYLSKDSQDIIKNTTTQIPFDVKLDMEGVEETDRAFANIEIENISFSIISTSEVELRIHLAVEVWVKRGLSIEILSDVDIIEEIKKEDERLASVYIYTVQKGDTLWKIAKKYRTTVEKIIDFNQIEKDEIIPGQKLLIVK, encoded by the coding sequence TTGGAAAAAAGATTTGAAAAGGTTGAATACATTAATGTCTATGGCTCAGATTCGCAAAAGGTGATTGTTGAAGGCGAGATTTTGCTTCCAGAGATAAAACCGGATGCTGTGAAAGTTCTTCAGACTGATAGTGAAGTTTTGATTACAAATGTTGAGGTTTTAAACGACAAAGTAGTTGTTCAGGGCGAAATAGAGTTTAAAGTAATTTATCTCTCCTCTGATCCGCAAAAGAAGATTGCTTCTGTTTCAAGTTCAGCAGAATTCACAAAGACATTCGATATGTTGGGAGTAAGACCTGCAATGGCATATGAGGTCAAAGATGATCTTATTTACACCTTTTGTTCTCCTATAAGTCCACGCAAACTTTCTGCTAAAGCAATTGCAGAAATTACAGTTTTAGTAAAAGCACCAGCTACTATTGAGTATCTTGCCAACATTGAAGAACATTCAATAAAGTATTTAAAAGAAAAAATTTCAATTTCAAATCCCCGAAGCATAACAGAAGAGATTTCAAAAAGAGAGATTTTAGAGATTCCTCAGGGCAAACCTTCAATCAGAGAAATATTGCAATGTTTTGCAAGACTTTCAGACAAGAATATCAAGTTTGACAGGAAAAAGATTACCTTTGACTTAAAAGTTGACTTAAAAACTCTCTATTCACCAGATGTTGGGCAAACTCCTATTGAGATGGTTGAACATGAGATATTAATTCAGCACTATTTTGAACTTTCAGATAGTCCTGACGATGTAGAACCGATTGTTAAATTTTATATCAAAAACTTCAAGGTTTTGCCCAAGACTGATGAAATAGGTGAACTTCGCAGGATAGAGTATGATATAGCTATTGAAGCTGAGATAACATTTCATGATGTAAAAACTATTGAGCCTATTGTTGATGTATATTCAACAGAGTATGAGATAAAAGATTCAAAGAAACTACTCAGCATAGAGCAGTTTGTTGGGAAGGGTCGGCATGTCCATCTTTTAAAAGACACAGTATTATTGCCTACCGAACCTGAAGAGGTCTTTTCTGTATCTGGAAGAATAGAAATCGATCTTATAAAACCAGAAAAGGATAAGGTAAATATTAAAGGTGTTGCTGTTGTCTTTTTAATTTATCTTTCTAAAGACTCGCAGGATATCATAAAAAATACAACCACGCAAATTCCTTTTGATGTAAAATTAGATATGGAAGGTGTAGAGGAAACAGACAGAGCTTTTGCAAATATTGAAATAGAAAACATATCATTTTCTATTATTTCTACATCAGAAGTTGAACTGAGGATTCATCTTGCAGTTGAAGTGTGGGTAAAAAGAGGACTTTCAATTGAGATTTTGTCCGACGTTGATATTATAGAAGAGATAAAAAAAGAAGATGAAAGGCTTGCAAGTGTGTACATTTATACTGTCCAGAAAGGTGACACTCTGTGGAAAATAGCAAAAAAATACAGAACAACAGTAGAGAAAATCATTGATTTTAATCAGATAGAAAAAGATGAAATTATACCCGGTCAAAAACTTTTAATAGTGAAATAA
- a CDS encoding Veg family protein, which produces MVDKLHLQQLRKDIEALKGEKVLIRANKGRKKMIEVEGILENTYSNIFVVKFPIDRECKQYRCVTYTYSDLITNTVEIILCKTNTKVSVM; this is translated from the coding sequence GTGGTTGATAAACTTCACCTTCAACAGCTGAGAAAAGACATTGAAGCCCTAAAAGGCGAAAAGGTTTTAATTCGTGCCAATAAAGGACGCAAAAAAATGATTGAGGTTGAAGGTATTTTGGAGAACACTTATTCAAATATCTTTGTTGTCAAGTTTCCGATTGACAGAGAATGTAAACAGTACAGGTGTGTAACATACACCTATTCTGATCTTATTACAAACACAGTAGAAATTATACTTTGTAAGACAAATACAAAGGTAAGTGTTATGTAA
- a CDS encoding DUF2828 family protein, with amino-acid sequence MSDEFLNELEKSTNISRTENNALTFQSTLNANLDWFSMSGGLRFQPEDRVISLFMKAFYEDKQLAMKNLFFTRDIKKGLGERRVFRVVLKHLAKTHPDIVRKNIVFIPFFGRWDDLYELIDTPVENSMWFFIKQQLSEDLKSENPSLLAKWLKSENTSSKESVKLAKKTRKALLMTPKEYRKTLAELRKRIDVLERRLSEKDYTFDYEKVPSQAMLKYRKAFLRNDKDRYTQYIEKVIQGKKKINTNTLSAVQIVRQILIDRGKMSLEEKKHLDLLWQNIPKIDTSENALVVADTSGSMFYACGQYALGIAASVGLALYYAENNKGIFHNRFITFSAKPKLQKIQGKTIYEKVKFLENADWECNTDIEAVFTLILNIAINKNLAQEDLPKKLYIVSDMEFDEATRVSPDAPLFDAIRERYKNHGYELPTLVFWNVSSRHNNIPVTKETPNVLLVSGMSQKIFENLIKNQLPDPVEFMLEVLNNERYSVIQI; translated from the coding sequence ATGAGTGATGAGTTTCTCAACGAGTTAGAAAAATCAACAAACATTTCTCGCACAGAAAATAATGCACTGACATTTCAATCTACACTCAATGCAAATCTTGATTGGTTTTCAATGAGTGGTGGTTTGAGATTTCAACCAGAGGATAGAGTTATATCTTTATTTATGAAAGCATTTTATGAAGATAAGCAACTTGCTATGAAAAATTTATTCTTCACAAGGGATATTAAAAAAGGACTTGGTGAACGTAGAGTTTTTAGAGTTGTTCTCAAACACCTTGCTAAAACCCATCCGGATATTGTCAGAAAAAACATTGTCTTTATTCCTTTTTTTGGACGCTGGGATGACTTATATGAACTGATTGATACACCAGTTGAAAACTCCATGTGGTTTTTTATTAAACAGCAATTGTCTGAAGACTTAAAATCAGAAAACCCTTCACTTTTGGCAAAATGGCTCAAAAGTGAAAATACTTCTTCAAAAGAGTCAGTAAAACTTGCAAAGAAGACTCGTAAAGCCCTTTTGATGACACCAAAAGAATATAGAAAAACATTAGCTGAACTTAGAAAAAGAATTGATGTTTTGGAAAGAAGACTATCAGAGAAAGACTATACATTCGATTACGAAAAAGTCCCTTCACAAGCAATGCTAAAATACAGAAAAGCATTTTTGCGAAATGACAAAGACAGATACACTCAGTACATTGAAAAAGTCATTCAGGGAAAGAAAAAGATTAATACAAATACACTCTCTGCTGTGCAGATTGTAAGACAAATACTTATAGATAGAGGTAAAATGTCACTTGAAGAAAAGAAACATCTGGATCTTCTGTGGCAAAACATTCCAAAGATTGACACATCAGAGAATGCTCTTGTTGTAGCAGATACATCAGGTTCTATGTTTTATGCATGTGGTCAGTATGCTCTTGGAATTGCTGCTTCGGTTGGTTTAGCATTGTATTATGCAGAAAATAATAAAGGAATTTTTCATAATAGGTTTATTACTTTTTCTGCGAAACCTAAGTTACAAAAAATCCAAGGAAAAACTATTTATGAGAAAGTTAAATTTTTAGAAAATGCAGACTGGGAATGCAACACAGATATTGAAGCAGTCTTCACACTCATATTAAATATTGCAATAAATAAAAATTTAGCACAAGAGGACTTGCCCAAAAAATTATATATTGTCTCAGACATGGAGTTTGACGAAGCCACAAGAGTTTCACCTGACGCACCACTTTTTGATGCGATAAGAGAAAGGTATAAAAATCATGGATATGAGTTGCCTACTTTGGTGTTCTGGAATGTCTCATCAAGGCATAACAACATTCCTGTAACTAAAGAAACACCAAATGTACTTTTAGTATCTGGAATGTCTCAAAAAATATTTGAAAACCTTATTAAAAATCAACTTCCAGATCCTGTAGAATTTATGCTTGAAGTATTGAACAATGAAAGATACTCTGTTATTCAAATATAA
- a CDS encoding RNA-guided endonuclease TnpB family protein produces the protein MLKAYRYRIYPTEAQEEFFEKTFGCCRFVWNKMLEEKLETLRQGRKIPRITPARYKKEYPFLREADSLALANVQLEQEKAFRNHFKNPKHFRMPKFKKKKDKQSYTTNNQRLKNGNETIRVDFEKGFIYLPKIKSGIKTVFHRKFEGEIKSATVVKTKADKYYVSILVDVQDPRNEVKEPKNFIGGIDLGLKSFATIANDTGTLKVEYPKYLIKAEKRLKRLQRQLSRKEEGSKNWEKARKRLAKEHEYVKNAREDFLHKLSKTIIDENQVVVVESLNVKGLSKTRLSKHILDSSWSKFLEYLRYKADWYGRRVIEVDKTFPSSRMCSICGYINKELKLKDRVWECPECRTIHDRDENAARNLRNYGIVYISG, from the coding sequence ATGTTGAAAGCATATAGGTATCGAATATATCCAACTGAAGCACAGGAAGAATTCTTTGAAAAGACATTTGGTTGTTGTAGATTTGTATGGAACAAGATGTTAGAAGAAAAGCTTGAAACCTTAAGACAGGGTAGAAAGATTCCAAGGATAACTCCAGCAAGATATAAAAAGGAATACCCTTTCCTGAGAGAAGCAGACAGTCTTGCACTTGCAAATGTTCAACTTGAGCAGGAAAAGGCGTTCAGAAACCATTTCAAAAACCCGAAACATTTTAGAATGCCAAAGTTCAAGAAAAAGAAAGATAAGCAGTCATACACAACAAACAACCAGCGACTCAAAAATGGCAATGAAACAATTAGAGTAGATTTTGAAAAAGGTTTTATTTACCTACCAAAGATAAAAAGTGGAATAAAAACAGTATTTCACAGAAAGTTTGAAGGGGAAATAAAATCTGCAACAGTTGTAAAAACGAAAGCAGACAAATACTATGTAAGTATACTTGTAGATGTACAAGACCCAAGAAATGAGGTAAAAGAGCCAAAGAATTTTATTGGCGGGATAGATTTAGGTTTGAAAAGTTTTGCAACAATTGCAAATGACACAGGAACTTTGAAGGTTGAATATCCGAAATATCTTATCAAAGCTGAAAAAAGACTAAAAAGACTACAAAGGCAACTGTCAAGGAAGGAGGAAGGCTCTAAAAACTGGGAGAAAGCAAGAAAAAGGCTTGCAAAAGAGCATGAGTATGTAAAAAATGCAAGGGAAGATTTTTTGCATAAACTTTCCAAGACCATCATAGACGAGAACCAAGTCGTGGTGGTCGAAAGTTTGAACGTAAAAGGACTATCAAAAACAAGATTATCCAAACACATTCTTGATAGTTCATGGTCAAAGTTTTTAGAATATCTTAGATACAAGGCAGATTGGTATGGCAGGAGAGTAATAGAGGTAGATAAGACATTCCCATCTTCGAGAATGTGTAGTATATGTGGATATATCAACAAGGAGTTAAAACTGAAGGATAGGGTATGGGAATGTCCTGAATGTAGAACGATTCATGATAGGGACGAGAATGCAGCGAGAAACTTGAGAAACTATGGGATTGTTTATATAAGCGGTTAG
- the tnpA gene encoding IS200/IS605 family transposase → MKFDSNKHSVFLLYYHLILVTKYRRDVIDEKISKRLKEIFEYIQPNYNITLIEWNHDKDSIYVLFKATPTTPLSKFINAYKSASSRLIKKEFPEIKQKLWKEYFWSRSYCLLTSGGAPVEVIRKYIESQGEKRKC, encoded by the coding sequence ATGAAATTTGACTCAAATAAACATTCAGTATTTCTTCTCTACTACCATTTGATTTTAGTGACAAAATACAGAAGAGATGTGATAGATGAGAAAATTTCAAAAAGACTAAAAGAAATTTTTGAGTACATTCAACCCAATTACAACATAACCTTGATTGAGTGGAATCATGATAAGGACTCTATTTATGTTTTGTTCAAGGCAACTCCTACAACACCACTTTCCAAGTTTATAAATGCTTATAAAAGTGCCTCTTCAAGGCTTATAAAAAAAGAATTTCCTGAAATTAAGCAAAAACTATGGAAGGAATATTTTTGGTCAAGAAGTTATTGTTTACTGACAAGTGGTGGTGCCCCAGTTGAAGTAATTAGAAAATACATTGAAAGTCAAGGTGAGAAAAGAAAATGTTGA